DNA sequence from the Fuscovulum ytuae genome:
GTTCCTGTCGCTGCATGCCGATGCCTTGGCCGAGGGTGAGGCCGTGGGGGCCACGGTCTATACGCTTGCCGAAGAGGCCAGCGACGAGGCCGCCCGCGCCTTGGCCGAACGGCATGACCGCGATGATCTTTTGTCAGGCATCGACCTGACAGAGCAGGATGATCTTGTGGCAACCGTGCTGATGGATATGGCCCGCACGGAAACCCGCCCCCGGACGGACCGCTTGGCCCTGAAACTGCGCGAGTCGATTGCAGGGTCCGGCCTGAAGATGCACCGCCATCCGATCCAATCGGCGGGGTTTTCGGTCCTGAAATCGCCCGATATCCCTTCGATTTTGCTGGAACTGGGATTTCTGTCGTCAGCGTCTGATCTGGAACGACTGATCGATCCCGACTGGCGCGCGACGATGGCGCTGGCCATACGCGATGCCTTGCACGCTTGGGCGGCCGAGGATGCCGCCATCGCCGATCTGCGCCGGGCCGAGTGACGCCCCGTTTCCCGGCGGTTCTGCGCGGATTGCCACCGCGTTCACGCCATCGTTTTGACCTTGCCCCCTTGGGCCGTGTATAAAGCCGGGTATTCCATTGGGCAGGGCAGGCGCGTGCTTCGTTTTATCGGCAGTTTCTTCGGCGGTATCTTTACCGCGGTCACGCTGGGCGTTCTGTTCGGCGCCCTGACCATTGGCGCGATTTTCTACATGTATTCCCGCGACCTGCCGAGCCATGAGAGCCTTGCCCAATACACGCCCCCGACGATCAGCCGCATCTATTCCGGCGAAGGCAAGATCATCGATGAATTCGCGCAGGAGCGCCGTCTTTTCGTTCCGATCGAGGATATTCCCGATCTTGTGAAACATGCCTTCATCGCGGCGGAGGACAAGAATTTCTACGCCCATCACGGCTATGACGTCACCGGCATGGCGGCGGCTTTTCGGGACGCGATCCTGACGCGCGGGCAAGAGCTGCGCGGGGCCTCGACCATCACGCAGCAGGTGATGAAGAACTTCCTGCTGTCGGGTGACCGGACGGGGGAACGCAAGATCAAGGAGATCATCCTTGCCACCCGGCTTGAGGAAACGCTGTCCAAGGACAAGATCCTTGAGCTTTACCTGAACGAGATTTTCCTTGGCCAGAACAGCTATGGCGTGGCGGCGGCTGCCCAGACCTATTTCAACAAGCCGCTGTCGGCCCTGACGGCGGGAGAGGCGGCCTATCTGGCCACCTTGCCCAAGGCCCCGTCGGAAATGCACCCCGTCCGCAACAAGGACCGCGCGATGGAGCGGCGGTCTTATGTGCTGAACCGCATGGCGGAGGATGGCTATATCACGCGCGCCGAAGCGCGGGCCGAGGCGGAAACGCCGCTTCTGACCGTGCAGAACGGCGACTTTGCCGCCTTCCGCGAGGCGCTACCGCCGCGCAGCTATTTCACCGACGAGATTCGGCGGCAATTGTCTTCGACCTTCGGTGAGGCAGAGTTCTTCGGCGGCGGTCTGTCGATCCGTGCCACGGTTGACCCCGAATTGCAGGCCGTGGCGGCCAAAGCCCTGCGGGATGGGTTGGAACGCTATGACCGTGGCTTGGGCATCTGGCGCGGGACGGGCAAGACGATCCCGGCAGAGGGCCTGTCGGATTGGCGCAGCGCCTTGGCCGATGTGGACGTGCCGCGCGATATCGCGACATGGTCCCCGGCGGTGGTGCTGCAGGTGGGCGATAATGACGCCCGCATCGGCATTGAAGGTGTGGAAGACGATGCCGATGGCCATTGGATTCCCGCCGAAGATGTGACTTGGGCGCGCAAGCGCAATGCCGATGGCTCGCTTGGCCCCAAGGCGCGGCGGGCGGGCGATCTGGTTGAGGTGGGGGATGTGGTGCTGGTGCGCCCCGTCACGTCGGACAGCGATGGCAGCTTTGTGCGCTGGTCGCTGCGGCAGGTGCCGGAGGTGCAGGGCGGGTTCATGGCGATGGACGTCTTCACCGGCCGTGTCATCGCGATGCAGGGCGGCTTTTCCTATCAGGACTCGGTCTTCAACCGCGCCACGCAGGCGACCCGGCAGCCCGGTTCCAGCTTCAAGCCCTTTGTCTATGCCGCCGCCCTTGATGGCGGGTTTACCCCCGGCACGATCGTCGTCGACGCCCCGATTGAGGTGGAGACGGCGCAGGGCCTTTGGACGCCGAAGAACGCGTCGAACAAATTCTACGGCCCGACCCCGGTGCGCACGGGGATCGAGCAGTCGCGGAACCTGATGACGGTGCGGATCGCGCAGGAAATCGGGATGGAGACGGTTGCGCGCTATGCCGAACGCTTTGGCGTCTATGATCCGATGCGGCCCTTCCTTGCCAATTCGCTGGGCGCGCAGGAAACCACGCTGTTCAAGATGGTGGCCGCCTATGCGATGTTCGCGAATGGTGGTGAGCGGGTGGAACCCACGCTGGTTGACCGGGTGCAGGATCGGTTTGGCCGCACCATCTATCGCCATGACCAGCGCGATTGCATCGATTGCCGCCTTGCCAGCCTTGATCCCGGCGCGGGTGTCACGATCCGGTCGCAGCGCGAGCGGGTGATGGATGCGATCACGGCCTATCAGCTGACCTCGATGATGGAGGGCGTGGTCACGCGCGGGACGGCGGCGCGTGCCGTCAACCTGCCCGTGCCTGTGGCGGGCAAGACCGGCACCACCAATGATGCCAAGGATGTCTGGTTCATCGGCTATACCTCAAACATCGTGGCGGGCTGCTATATGGGCTTTGACCAGCCGCGCAGCCTTGGGTCCGGGGCATCGGGCGGCGGTATGTGCGCGCCCGTGTTCCAAGAATTCATGCAGCAAGCCGTGGCCAAATTCGGCGGCACGGAATTCCGCGTCCCCGAAGGCGGGCGCTGGGTGAAGATCGACCGCTTCACCGGCGCGATGCTGCCCAATGATGCTTCGGGCGCCAATGTGCAGGTGGAATATTTCCGCGAGGGCGTAGATGGGATCATCGGTCTGGACATGATGGTGGATGGCGGCTTTGCCATGGGGTCGAACCTGCCGCTGTTCGCCTATGGGGAAACCGATGGTGGCGGCGAAACCACCGTCACCACATCAACAGGCGAAACCGCCATCCTGCCGGAAAAGGCCGATTTCGGCACGCTCAGTTCCGGCGGCCTTTATTAGTGGCGGGGCAGGGCGCGGACCCGCGCCCGCACCCTTGCCCGCGACACCGCCTCAGGCTATCACCCGCCCCCATAACCACCACAGGAACGACCGCAAATGCGCGCCGAAACGCAGAACAATGTCGATGCGATCACCAAATCGCTGAAACTGCTTGCGCAACGGATGGATTGGGAAACCGCCCCCCATCGGTTGGAAGAATTCGACGCCATGATCGAGGCGCCGGATCTGTGGAATGATCCTGCCAAGGCGCAGAAACTGATGCGGGAGCGGCAAGCATTGCTGGATGCCGTGTCGACCTATCGCATGATCGACAGCGGGCTGCGTGACAATGTCGAACTGATCGAACTGGGCGAGGCCGAGGGGGATCAGGAGATCGTCACCGAGGCCGAGGCCGCCCTTAAGTCGCTGGTCGAAGTGGCGGCGGCGAAGGAACTTGAAGCGTTGCTGGATGGCGAAGCGGATGGCAACGACACCTTCCTTGAAATCAACGCGGGTGCGGGTGGCACCGAAAGCTGCGACTGGGCCTCGATGCTGGCGCGGATGTATGTCCGCTGGGCAGAGAAGAAGGGCTACAAGGTCGAACTCCAATCCGAAACCGCGGGCGAAGAGGCAGGCATCCGCTCTGCCGCCTATAAGATTTCGGGGCAGAACGCCTATGGCTGGCTGAAATCGGAATCGGGCGTGCATCGACTGGTTCGCATCTCGCCCTACGATTCCGCCGCACGGCGGCACACGTCTTTCTGTTCCGTCTGGGTCTATCCCGTGGTGGATGAGAATATCGAAATCGTCGTCCCCGAAAGCGAGATCCGGATCGACACCTATCGGTCGTCGGGCGCGGGCGGGCAGCACGTGAACACCACCGACTCGGCCGTGCGGATCACGCACCTGCCCACCGGCATCGTCGTGACCTCTTCGATGAAGTCGCAGCACCAGAACCGCGAGATTGCGATGAACGCGCTGAAATCGCGGCTTTATCAGATGGAGTTGGATCGCCGGAACGCCGAGATCAACGCCCAGCACGCCGCCAAAGGCGAGGCGGGCTGGGGCAACCAGATCCGGTCCTATGTTCTGCAACCCTATCAGATGGTGAAGGATTTGCGGACGGGGGTGGAAACCTCGGACACGCAAGGGGTGCTGGATGGCGACCTTGACCGCTTCATGGCGGCGACGCTGGCGATGGATGTCGCGGGCAAGTCGCGCGCCGAGGCGAATGCCGACGAATAATCCTTCCCGGAAAAAACATCTTTGAACCCCCGTGCCGACAGGGCTAGCCTTGTCTCAAAACGGGAGGGAACGATGACCGATCAGACAGGCACGCCGCCCGCGGCGCTGCCGGAACTCCTTGAACCTGATATCAGCGACCTGCGCTTTGCGCTGCGCGAGGGGTGGCGCGATTTCATCGCGCAGCCGCTTTATGGGGCCTTTTTTGCGGCTGTCTATGTGGCAGGTGGTTGGCTTTTGATCTTGGCCTTCACGATCAAGGGGCAGGTCTGGTGGACCTTGCCCGCAGCGGCGGGCTTTCCCATTCTTGGCCCTTTCATCGCCTGCGGATTTTACGAGATCAGCCGTCGGCGCGAGGCGGGCGAGGGAATGGATTTCGCCGCCATCCTTGGCGCGATCATGCGGCAGAAGGATCGCCAGATTCCGTCCATGGCGGCGGTGATCGTGGTGTTTTTCCTGTTCTGGAATTTCCTGTCGCACATGATCTTTGCGCTGTTTCTGGGCAAGACGACGATGGTGAATGTGTCATCCTCCATCGCGATTTTCCTGACGCCTGAGGGTTTGGCGATGCTGGCCTTCGGAACGGTGGTCGGGGCGGTCTTTGCCACGGTGCTTTATGCATTGACCGTGGTCAGCCTGCCGATGCTTCTGGATCGGGAGGTGGATTTCATGACGGCGATGCTGACCTCTTTCGCCTTGGTGCGTGACAATCCGGTGGTGATGCTGGGCTGGGGGGCCTTTATCGCGACGATCCTATTCGTCGCGATGCTGCCGGGGTTTTTCGGCCTTTTCATCGCCTTGCCCGTGCTTGGCCATGCGACATGGCATCTTTATCGTCGCACGGTGACCTGGCAGTGAATGAAAAAGGGCGCCCGCGATGGGCGCCCTGATATTTCAACTGCTGTCAGATCACAGCTCGTCAGGCTTTGGCGTCGGGGCTGCGGCGGGTGCCGCAGCGGTCGGGGCAGGGGTGGTGCGGCCTTGCGCCAGCGGGTCTTCCTGACGCTGCACCGATCCTTCGAAATGCGCGCCGCTTTCGATGGCGATGGTCTTGTGGATGATGTCGCCTTCGACCCGCGCGGTCGAGGTGAGGCGGACCTTCAGGCCGCGCACCCGCCCGATCACCCGGCCATTGACCACGATGTCATCGGCCACGATCTCACCCCGGATGGTGGCGCTTTCGCCGACGGTCAGAAGATGGGCGCGGATGTCACCTTCGACCGTACCTTCGACCTGAATATCGCCCGTGGTGCGCAGATTGCCCACGACCGTCAGGTCCGACGACAGGACCGAGGCCGAAGCCTTGCCCTTGGGGGAAGACGGGACGAAATCGCTGCTGGGTTTGGTCACGCTGCTGGCCTCCGGTGCCTTGGGCTTTTCTGCCTCGGCCTGCTTGGGGCCCGGCTCATTGATTCGGCTCTTAGAAAACATCTCGCGCTGCCTTTATGAAGGTCATCGGGTTGATTGCTTCGCCGCCGATCCGGATCTCATAATGAAGATGCGTCCCGGTCGAGCGTCCTGAATTGCCCATATCACCGATCCTGTCGCCGCGCGATACCCGATCGCCCACGTCTACGCGGATTTGCGACATATGGGCGTAGCGGGTTTCGATCCCGAACTCATGCCGGATCTTGACCAGTCGACCATAGCCGGATTCCCAGCC
Encoded proteins:
- a CDS encoding penicillin-binding protein 1A, whose protein sequence is MLRFIGSFFGGIFTAVTLGVLFGALTIGAIFYMYSRDLPSHESLAQYTPPTISRIYSGEGKIIDEFAQERRLFVPIEDIPDLVKHAFIAAEDKNFYAHHGYDVTGMAAAFRDAILTRGQELRGASTITQQVMKNFLLSGDRTGERKIKEIILATRLEETLSKDKILELYLNEIFLGQNSYGVAAAAQTYFNKPLSALTAGEAAYLATLPKAPSEMHPVRNKDRAMERRSYVLNRMAEDGYITRAEARAEAETPLLTVQNGDFAAFREALPPRSYFTDEIRRQLSSTFGEAEFFGGGLSIRATVDPELQAVAAKALRDGLERYDRGLGIWRGTGKTIPAEGLSDWRSALADVDVPRDIATWSPAVVLQVGDNDARIGIEGVEDDADGHWIPAEDVTWARKRNADGSLGPKARRAGDLVEVGDVVLVRPVTSDSDGSFVRWSLRQVPEVQGGFMAMDVFTGRVIAMQGGFSYQDSVFNRATQATRQPGSSFKPFVYAAALDGGFTPGTIVVDAPIEVETAQGLWTPKNASNKFYGPTPVRTGIEQSRNLMTVRIAQEIGMETVARYAERFGVYDPMRPFLANSLGAQETTLFKMVAAYAMFANGGERVEPTLVDRVQDRFGRTIYRHDQRDCIDCRLASLDPGAGVTIRSQRERVMDAITAYQLTSMMEGVVTRGTAARAVNLPVPVAGKTGTTNDAKDVWFIGYTSNIVAGCYMGFDQPRSLGSGASGGGMCAPVFQEFMQQAVAKFGGTEFRVPEGGRWVKIDRFTGAMLPNDASGANVQVEYFREGVDGIIGLDMMVDGGFAMGSNLPLFAYGETDGGGETTVTTSTGETAILPEKADFGTLSSGGLY
- the prfB gene encoding peptide chain release factor 2 → MRAETQNNVDAITKSLKLLAQRMDWETAPHRLEEFDAMIEAPDLWNDPAKAQKLMRERQALLDAVSTYRMIDSGLRDNVELIELGEAEGDQEIVTEAEAALKSLVEVAAAKELEALLDGEADGNDTFLEINAGAGGTESCDWASMLARMYVRWAEKKGYKVELQSETAGEEAGIRSAAYKISGQNAYGWLKSESGVHRLVRISPYDSAARRHTSFCSVWVYPVVDENIEIVVPESEIRIDTYRSSGAGGQHVNTTDSAVRITHLPTGIVVTSSMKSQHQNREIAMNALKSRLYQMELDRRNAEINAQHAAKGEAGWGNQIRSYVLQPYQMVKDLRTGVETSDTQGVLDGDLDRFMAATLAMDVAGKSRAEANADE
- a CDS encoding DUF2189 domain-containing protein, which produces MTDQTGTPPAALPELLEPDISDLRFALREGWRDFIAQPLYGAFFAAVYVAGGWLLILAFTIKGQVWWTLPAAAGFPILGPFIACGFYEISRRREAGEGMDFAAILGAIMRQKDRQIPSMAAVIVVFFLFWNFLSHMIFALFLGKTTMVNVSSSIAIFLTPEGLAMLAFGTVVGAVFATVLYALTVVSLPMLLDREVDFMTAMLTSFALVRDNPVVMLGWGAFIATILFVAMLPGFFGLFIALPVLGHATWHLYRRTVTWQ
- a CDS encoding bactofilin family protein, giving the protein MFSKSRINEPGPKQAEAEKPKAPEASSVTKPSSDFVPSSPKGKASASVLSSDLTVVGNLRTTGDIQVEGTVEGDIRAHLLTVGESATIRGEIVADDIVVNGRVIGRVRGLKVRLTSTARVEGDIIHKTIAIESGAHFEGSVQRQEDPLAQGRTTPAPTAAAPAAAPTPKPDEL